One segment of Luteolibacter arcticus DNA contains the following:
- a CDS encoding C39 family peptidase, translated as MKRVLASLLLTGVLLESAVALPNSILGPVFAAESPLNGQDLTDQLFAAGVWDDAAGLPGEWNEEGQIATATISHLRARPKLFGHEVILLRSVTRGGKLESLEATFVDAGSFFGYFDEELPEGLSKRETRKEVEIRLAAKQTEFTKIYTDAHTDLRMAISSACGDAKPVEAKIGRTRGLKTPVEEWQKNGKHVRLLAANNRLLRVSIAATDADQWLDPAVAALPEREQLAKLAATVARDDDGTVRLPDLQPIPQGYRPYCGLNSLAMAARHFGLHLDEDWLAVAAGFQNTGRADGANMVKVYHAVASEAGLGLDRTTKFDASAASRAISQGFPVIVWRRFSHDRNQLHTRFMRQLSRDPAATLPDPAAAAERASWPGETAPLHASVVVGYNAERKEVLFLESWTGRDKPRRMRVEELAATTDLCFVFKP; from the coding sequence ATGAAGCGGGTGCTTGCGTCGCTGTTGCTGACGGGTGTGCTTTTGGAGAGCGCGGTCGCCTTGCCGAATTCGATCCTCGGGCCGGTGTTCGCGGCGGAGAGTCCGCTGAATGGTCAGGATCTCACCGACCAGTTATTTGCGGCCGGGGTGTGGGATGATGCGGCCGGGCTGCCCGGCGAGTGGAATGAGGAAGGCCAGATCGCCACCGCGACGATTTCGCATCTGCGGGCGCGGCCGAAACTTTTCGGGCACGAGGTGATCCTGCTGCGGTCGGTGACGCGCGGGGGGAAGCTGGAATCGCTGGAGGCGACGTTCGTCGATGCGGGTTCGTTCTTCGGCTACTTCGACGAGGAACTGCCGGAGGGCCTGAGCAAGCGCGAGACTCGCAAGGAGGTCGAAATCCGGCTGGCGGCGAAGCAGACCGAATTCACGAAGATTTACACCGACGCGCATACGGACCTGCGAATGGCGATTTCCTCCGCCTGTGGGGACGCCAAGCCGGTGGAGGCGAAGATCGGCCGGACCCGGGGGTTGAAGACGCCGGTCGAGGAGTGGCAGAAGAATGGCAAGCACGTCCGCCTGCTGGCGGCGAACAACCGGCTGCTGCGGGTGAGCATCGCGGCGACCGATGCCGACCAGTGGCTCGACCCGGCGGTAGCGGCGCTGCCGGAGCGGGAGCAACTGGCCAAGCTCGCTGCCACGGTGGCGCGCGATGACGACGGCACCGTGCGCCTGCCGGATTTGCAGCCGATTCCGCAGGGCTACCGGCCCTACTGCGGGCTCAATAGCTTGGCGATGGCGGCCCGCCACTTCGGCCTGCACCTCGATGAGGACTGGCTGGCGGTGGCCGCCGGCTTCCAGAATACCGGTCGCGCCGATGGGGCGAATATGGTGAAGGTGTATCACGCGGTGGCCTCGGAGGCCGGGCTGGGGCTGGATCGCACGACGAAATTCGATGCCTCCGCGGCGTCGCGGGCGATTTCGCAAGGCTTCCCGGTGATCGTGTGGCGGCGCTTTTCCCACGACCGGAACCAGCTTCACACCCGCTTCATGCGGCAGCTTTCACGCGATCCCGCGGCGACATTGCCGGATCCGGCGGCTGCCGCCGAGCGTGCTTCATGGCCGGGCGAGACCGCGCCACTGCACGCCTCGGTGGTGGTCGGCTACAACGCGGAGCGGAAGGAAGTGCTGTTCCTCGAGAGCTGGACCGGGCGGGACAAACCGCGGCGGATGCGGGTGGAGGAGTTGGCGGCGACGACGGACCTGTGCTTCGTTTTCAAGCCCTGA
- a CDS encoding DoxX family protein, with protein sequence MASRKTNEIAPWLELALRLALGGFFAWSGWAKVFQTGLNEFTRAVGNYKIVYSPWDAVVAYTIPWVEMVVGLCLILGLWKRGALLALAGLVAFFAVGVGHAWSKGLNIACGCTGNPDGSPMNYTFKFVEFGGYWLAILILWWLGRRGTGHVFGGTKMKLPG encoded by the coding sequence GTGGCATCCCGGAAAACCAACGAAATTGCTCCCTGGCTGGAGCTAGCCCTGAGGCTGGCTCTCGGGGGCTTTTTTGCGTGGAGCGGGTGGGCGAAGGTGTTTCAGACCGGTCTCAACGAGTTCACGCGGGCGGTCGGAAACTACAAGATCGTCTATTCTCCATGGGACGCCGTGGTCGCCTACACCATCCCGTGGGTGGAAATGGTGGTGGGCCTTTGCCTGATCCTGGGCCTGTGGAAACGCGGGGCCCTGCTGGCGCTGGCGGGACTGGTGGCCTTCTTCGCCGTCGGGGTCGGGCATGCGTGGAGCAAGGGCCTGAACATCGCGTGCGGCTGCACCGGGAATCCGGATGGCTCGCCGATGAACTACACGTTCAAGTTCGTGGAGTTCGGGGGATATTGGCTGGCGATCCTGATCCTCTGGTGGCTGGGCCGGCGAGGGACCGGGCATGTCTTCGGCGGGACGAAGATGAAGCTGCCGGGCTGA
- the pyrF gene encoding orotidine-5'-phosphate decarboxylase, producing MRYRERLQARIAATGSRLCVGLDPRPGDGGIEAVPDFLKRVVDETWQHAAAFKPNMAYFEAMGLRGIEILEKLLGEMPSEVPVILDAKRSDIGETQKYYAHSYFGHWKVDAVTLNPFLGYDSIEPFLGWEGKGIYLLAVTSNAGSADFQRQTLADGRAVFELVTALGERAKGLPTDVGYVVGLTNAAGVLAKIPDAPLLVPGLGAQGGDLAALAAAARTAPDVINVSRGILYADDGNSYRDRAISWATRISQAYEEAVA from the coding sequence ATGCGCTACCGCGAACGTTTGCAGGCGAGGATTGCGGCCACCGGCTCCCGTCTCTGTGTGGGCCTCGACCCCCGGCCGGGTGATGGAGGAATCGAGGCGGTGCCGGATTTCCTGAAGCGGGTCGTGGATGAAACCTGGCAGCACGCCGCGGCCTTCAAGCCGAACATGGCCTACTTCGAAGCGATGGGTCTGCGGGGAATAGAGATCCTCGAAAAGCTGCTGGGCGAAATGCCCTCCGAGGTGCCAGTCATCCTCGATGCGAAACGCAGCGACATCGGCGAGACGCAGAAATACTACGCCCATAGTTACTTCGGCCACTGGAAAGTGGATGCGGTGACGCTCAATCCCTTCCTCGGCTACGATTCCATCGAGCCCTTCCTCGGCTGGGAGGGAAAGGGGATCTATCTGCTGGCGGTGACCTCGAATGCGGGCTCGGCCGATTTCCAACGCCAGACGCTGGCGGACGGCCGCGCTGTCTTCGAGTTGGTCACGGCGCTCGGGGAGCGGGCGAAAGGCCTGCCGACGGATGTCGGCTATGTGGTCGGCTTGACGAATGCGGCCGGTGTGCTGGCGAAGATCCCGGACGCCCCGCTATTGGTGCCCGGCCTCGGTGCCCAGGGCGGTGATCTTGCCGCACTCGCCGCTGCCGCGCGGACTGCCCCGGACGTGATCAATGTCTCCCGCGGCATTCTTTATGCTGACGATGGCAATAGCTACCGCGACCGCGCAATCTCATGGGCTACGAGAATTTCCCAAGCCTACGAAGAAGCGGTCGCGTGA
- a CDS encoding MBL fold metallo-hydrolase, with the protein MPRKEHPKSGQVTAHYSGLLPQKGWPGRNYKFFRHRIVPGMFSKRGGLEQDPVLTVPENGCVRVTWIGHASFLLQFADHSVMVDPNWARWHGFVKRLREPGLPLKAIPELDLVAVSHAHFDHLHKPSLKVLQSRGGIIVPRGSGNLVRRLGFPAVHEVKVWDHFEYNSLNVVHTPSHHWGARYLHDIHRDYGGYLIESGGKSVFHCGDSAWFDGFAEIGRRLPNIDVALMPIGAYDAPSGRDVHLNPEEAVRAFAEIGAKVMIPMHYGTFPLGNEPIGEPVERLLMEADRLGISEKILIPEEGVGIEW; encoded by the coding sequence ATGCCGAGGAAAGAACACCCGAAGAGTGGTCAAGTGACCGCCCATTATTCCGGCCTGTTGCCCCAAAAGGGTTGGCCCGGGCGGAACTACAAGTTCTTCCGGCATCGCATTGTGCCCGGGATGTTTTCCAAGCGCGGCGGCCTGGAGCAGGATCCCGTGCTGACCGTGCCGGAGAATGGCTGCGTGCGGGTAACATGGATCGGCCACGCTTCCTTCCTGCTGCAATTCGCCGACCACTCGGTGATGGTCGATCCGAACTGGGCGCGTTGGCATGGCTTCGTGAAGCGCCTGCGCGAACCCGGCCTGCCGCTGAAGGCGATCCCGGAACTCGACCTAGTGGCGGTGAGCCATGCGCACTTCGACCATCTGCACAAGCCGAGCCTCAAGGTCCTGCAATCGCGCGGCGGCATCATCGTCCCGCGCGGCAGTGGCAACCTGGTGAGGCGACTCGGCTTTCCCGCCGTGCACGAAGTGAAAGTGTGGGATCACTTCGAGTACAACAGCCTCAACGTGGTCCATACGCCGAGTCATCACTGGGGCGCGCGCTACCTGCACGACATCCACCGCGACTACGGCGGGTATCTGATCGAGTCCGGGGGGAAGAGCGTCTTCCACTGCGGGGATAGTGCGTGGTTCGATGGCTTCGCAGAGATCGGGCGGCGCTTGCCTAACATCGACGTGGCGCTGATGCCGATCGGTGCGTATGATGCGCCGAGTGGCCGTGATGTGCACTTGAATCCGGAAGAGGCAGTGCGCGCGTTTGCCGAGATCGGCGCGAAGGTGATGATCCCGATGCACTACGGCACCTTCCCGCTCGGCAACGAACCGATCGGCGAACCCGTCGAGCGCCTGCTGATGGAGGCCGACCGGCTGGGCATCAGCGAGAAGATCCTGATTCCCGAAGAGGGCGTGGGGATCGAGTGGTGA
- a CDS encoding CHASE2 domain-containing protein → MTKRRWTKSRKRIAATFVVGLAGLVWGWMLWQLNLGQGLRLASYDLPFRFGEHTPPDDIVLVYLDESSHAQLGQSLSQPWDRRLHARLVERLTEMGARMIVFDILFHEENPEQDAAFAAAIRKHGNVILAGELVRNDTESTEQQSLLLATPELRRTAAGWGLTELPVDADGVVRQIQHQIPTDFGDKPGLAEMVRQRATGQAPRTAAGTELIAFYGRAGTFPGYSYAGTLEGLGIPGNPFHDKIVIVGARQNSGLSDAGKDVFPTPYTPLPVEEGKGKKVRRLTAGMEIQATAIANLLENRSIVTMPRDRERLVVVLAPFLLAGLACLLSPGRGFPLCILLGAGIALAGILLQQKIGFHFLWTIPAFGQMPLVAALSLGAHYLIEYSARWKLRRAFKSYMSDEQARQIDEDEVHLEPGGKEIEATILFSDLAGFTSMSEGLPPQALAKALIAYFESATEGILNNNGTIIKYIGDAVLATWGAPLKTDRKAGRAIDAAIQMQLASVTPVTLETENGNIEQVLETRVGINHGIVLAGNLGSSRRFDYTVVGDNVNIAARLEGMNKMLGTSILVTGAVLTKCTEAGQYLTRPMGHFVMKGKVIGIQVFEIFGRRDDPAGPVRTRSAEYLRLYQEGLNAFESGNLSLAADRFGKSLTLHDRFPEDPASRLFLDAITAAGSDLSGWRGEVILDSK, encoded by the coding sequence GTGACGAAGCGCCGCTGGACAAAAAGCCGCAAGCGGATCGCCGCCACCTTCGTGGTGGGACTGGCCGGCCTCGTCTGGGGATGGATGCTATGGCAGCTCAACTTGGGCCAAGGCCTGCGACTGGCGAGCTACGACCTGCCCTTCCGCTTCGGCGAGCACACGCCCCCGGACGACATCGTGCTCGTCTATCTCGACGAATCCTCTCACGCGCAACTCGGGCAGTCGCTTTCGCAACCGTGGGACCGTCGGCTTCATGCACGCCTTGTCGAGCGACTCACCGAAATGGGCGCGCGGATGATCGTCTTCGACATCCTCTTCCATGAGGAGAATCCGGAGCAGGACGCGGCTTTCGCGGCGGCCATCCGCAAGCATGGCAACGTCATCCTCGCGGGCGAGCTCGTCCGCAACGACACCGAAAGCACCGAACAACAGAGCCTCCTGCTCGCCACGCCTGAGCTTCGCCGCACGGCTGCAGGCTGGGGATTGACCGAGCTTCCCGTGGATGCGGATGGCGTGGTCCGGCAGATCCAACATCAGATCCCCACCGACTTCGGCGACAAGCCGGGCCTCGCCGAAATGGTCCGCCAGCGCGCCACCGGACAAGCCCCGCGAACCGCCGCCGGCACCGAATTGATCGCCTTCTACGGCCGGGCCGGAACCTTTCCCGGCTACTCGTATGCCGGCACCCTGGAAGGCCTCGGCATTCCCGGAAATCCCTTCCACGACAAGATCGTCATCGTCGGCGCGCGGCAGAATTCCGGACTCTCCGATGCGGGCAAGGATGTCTTCCCTACGCCCTACACGCCGCTGCCCGTCGAGGAAGGCAAGGGCAAGAAGGTCCGCCGCCTCACCGCAGGCATGGAGATCCAGGCCACGGCCATTGCAAATCTGTTAGAGAATCGCAGCATCGTCACCATGCCTCGCGACCGCGAGAGGCTCGTGGTCGTGCTGGCTCCCTTCCTGCTCGCCGGTCTGGCGTGCTTGCTGTCGCCCGGACGCGGCTTCCCGCTCTGCATCCTGTTAGGCGCTGGCATCGCGCTGGCGGGGATCCTTCTTCAGCAGAAGATCGGCTTCCATTTCCTGTGGACCATCCCCGCCTTCGGCCAGATGCCGCTGGTCGCCGCGCTGTCGCTCGGTGCCCACTACCTCATCGAGTACTCCGCCCGCTGGAAACTTCGGAGGGCCTTCAAGTCCTACATGTCCGACGAGCAGGCCCGGCAGATCGATGAAGACGAAGTGCATTTGGAACCCGGCGGCAAGGAGATCGAAGCGACGATCCTCTTCAGCGATCTCGCCGGCTTCACCTCGATGTCCGAAGGCCTGCCTCCCCAAGCCTTGGCAAAGGCACTCATCGCCTACTTCGAGTCCGCCACCGAGGGCATCCTCAACAACAACGGGACCATCATCAAATACATCGGCGACGCCGTCCTCGCGACCTGGGGCGCGCCCCTGAAAACCGACCGCAAGGCCGGCCGCGCCATCGACGCCGCGATCCAGATGCAGCTCGCCAGCGTGACCCCGGTGACCTTGGAAACCGAGAACGGCAACATCGAGCAAGTGCTGGAAACCCGCGTCGGCATCAATCACGGCATCGTTCTCGCCGGCAATCTCGGCAGCAGCCGGCGCTTCGACTACACGGTGGTCGGCGACAACGTGAACATCGCCGCACGCCTCGAAGGCATGAACAAGATGCTGGGCACCTCGATCCTCGTGACCGGGGCGGTGCTCACGAAATGCACCGAAGCCGGGCAATACCTCACCCGCCCGATGGGCCATTTCGTGATGAAGGGCAAGGTGATCGGCATCCAGGTTTTCGAAATCTTCGGTCGCAGGGACGACCCCGCCGGACCGGTCAGGACACGAAGCGCCGAATACCTCCGGCTCTATCAGGAAGGACTCAATGCCTTCGAAAGCGGCAACTTGTCTCTCGCTGCAGATCGCTTCGGAAAATCGCTCACTCTCCACGACCGGTTCCCGGAAGACCCGGCCTCGCGGCTCTTCCTGGACGCCATCACCGCCGCCGGCTCCGACCTCTCCGGCTGGCGTGGCGAGGTGATTCTCGATTCCAAATAA
- a CDS encoding TonB-dependent receptor domain-containing protein: MAFPLPRALWLVAISVATAAAEPSKEGGKIVATENEVDRSAAPAKWVKAAIGDGMKWQEQVRTGELSRAAIELSTGGVLRMSELTSLRLQPPSTGQADGRSKIDFGKGVVYFFSRSDAESDIKTPTASLNIRGTEFVLEATGGKTVVTMIDGAVTLSNPIGAIDLASGEQGIAEPGKVPRKTAVLDASEDIQWFLYYPGIANPAGFPGLGGNFAASRKAYAEGDLLRALELLPAARTAEEHRYSAAVKLASGRIDEVEEDLRQAGDGPLTESLRLLIDVVKRPAAEMAHVNAPATLEGRMALSYALQSRGELEGSLAAAKEAVTMSPDFGLGWARVAELEFSFGRTKEAIAAVEKALAISPRNAQAISLKAYLEMSRNRIPEARQLFAQAIAIDPALGNAWLGQGLAHFQMRNREQGVRSITIAAAVEPNRSFLRSYLGKAFAETRRDARAGHELGLAMKLDPGDPTPPFYRALLDQRDNAYNKGIADLEESIELNDNRSIYRSGFLLDKDRSVRESNLAAFYHNVGMTEVSLEEARRSVVSDYLNPSAHLFLSNSAAALRDPRRVSLRQETPWFNELLMANIISPAGTALLPQNISQQEYTELFDTRPFGFTNRTNYRGDGEFLSTGTAMMRFDRTSIALDYDIFNADGDRPNQDVERSTAYLQLRHALTPQDSIYLHLKFQDFEGGDLRQLYDPTTYDPDFRVEQEQSPVTMVSYQHEWSPESRTLMLGGALTDRIRSRNAGATSFAMLIDRANPGLSTPLSFTSDITQERETEVYFGEVQHIWSTEHQTLLFGTRFESGSFPTTNTLSKQSISGILPDDPFVLSADPDYERWVAYIYYTRELVKGLWATGGLAYDWQEYPFNSSLPPVSNAREESSALLPKAGLVWTPSHELTMRLGYARSQGGSTFDESVRLEPTQVAGFTQSFRTLINESVVGGVPGLLFDIGGASVLYKFPTRTYLGGEAFVRTAAADRGVGVLAVDSSTFTYYDTVQIAEDLDYQEWGGTAYVNQLLGEEWALGARYSYTSADLDRSFPELTASGVPGFSSAESSDLHQAEAYLIWNHASGWFSRLNARFFSQDNSGYTPTRPGDSWTQLDFSLGKRFLDNRGSLEAGVLNLTGEDYRFNPLLTLPDFPRDRTFFVEMRFDL; the protein is encoded by the coding sequence ATGGCCTTCCCCCTCCCTCGGGCCTTGTGGTTGGTGGCAATCTCCGTCGCCACGGCCGCGGCCGAACCCTCAAAGGAGGGGGGTAAAATCGTCGCCACAGAGAACGAGGTCGATCGCTCTGCCGCTCCCGCGAAATGGGTGAAGGCAGCCATCGGCGATGGGATGAAATGGCAGGAGCAGGTCCGTACCGGCGAACTCAGCCGCGCGGCCATCGAACTCTCGACCGGCGGTGTCCTCAGGATGAGCGAACTGACCAGCCTGCGCCTTCAGCCACCGTCGACCGGCCAGGCGGACGGCCGCAGCAAGATCGATTTCGGCAAGGGCGTTGTCTATTTCTTCAGCCGCTCCGATGCGGAGTCAGATATCAAGACGCCGACCGCCAGCCTCAACATCCGCGGCACCGAATTCGTCCTCGAGGCCACCGGTGGAAAGACCGTGGTGACGATGATCGACGGTGCCGTCACGCTCTCGAACCCCATCGGCGCGATCGATCTGGCAAGCGGTGAGCAAGGCATCGCCGAGCCCGGCAAGGTCCCGCGCAAGACCGCCGTGCTGGATGCCTCGGAGGACATCCAGTGGTTTCTCTACTACCCCGGCATCGCGAATCCCGCCGGGTTCCCAGGGCTGGGCGGAAATTTCGCCGCGTCGCGGAAAGCGTATGCGGAGGGCGATCTACTACGCGCACTGGAGTTGCTGCCGGCGGCGCGTACGGCAGAAGAACACCGCTACTCTGCGGCGGTGAAATTGGCGAGCGGGCGGATCGATGAGGTCGAGGAAGACTTGCGGCAAGCCGGTGACGGACCGCTGACCGAGTCGCTGCGCCTCTTGATCGATGTCGTGAAAAGACCCGCGGCAGAAATGGCACACGTGAATGCTCCCGCCACCCTGGAGGGGCGGATGGCGCTTTCGTATGCGCTGCAATCCCGCGGCGAACTCGAGGGATCCTTGGCCGCGGCGAAGGAAGCAGTCACCATGTCGCCGGACTTCGGCCTCGGCTGGGCTCGGGTGGCGGAGCTGGAATTCAGTTTCGGCCGGACCAAGGAAGCCATCGCCGCGGTGGAGAAGGCACTGGCGATCTCGCCACGGAATGCGCAGGCGATCTCATTGAAGGCCTATCTGGAGATGTCGCGCAATCGCATCCCGGAAGCACGGCAGCTCTTCGCGCAAGCCATCGCCATCGATCCCGCGCTGGGCAATGCCTGGCTCGGCCAAGGACTCGCGCACTTCCAAATGCGAAACCGCGAGCAGGGCGTGCGCTCGATCACCATCGCCGCGGCGGTGGAGCCCAACCGCTCGTTTCTCCGCAGCTATCTCGGCAAGGCATTCGCCGAAACCCGCAGGGACGCGCGCGCCGGACATGAACTCGGGCTCGCAATGAAGCTCGATCCCGGCGACCCGACCCCACCCTTCTACCGCGCGCTGCTCGATCAGCGGGACAACGCCTACAACAAGGGCATCGCCGACCTTGAGGAATCCATCGAGCTCAACGACAATCGCTCGATCTACCGCTCCGGCTTCCTCCTCGACAAGGACCGCTCCGTCCGCGAGTCGAACCTCGCCGCCTTCTATCACAATGTCGGCATGACCGAGGTGAGCCTGGAAGAAGCGCGGCGCTCGGTGGTCAGCGACTACCTCAATCCCTCGGCTCACCTCTTTCTCTCTAACAGCGCCGCCGCCCTCCGCGATCCGCGGCGGGTCTCGCTGCGGCAGGAAACGCCATGGTTCAATGAACTGCTGATGGCGAATATCATCTCCCCGGCCGGCACCGCCCTGCTACCGCAGAACATTTCGCAGCAGGAATACACCGAACTCTTCGATACCCGGCCCTTCGGCTTCACCAACCGCACCAACTACCGCGGCGATGGCGAGTTCCTCTCCACCGGCACCGCGATGATGCGCTTCGACCGCACCAGCATCGCGCTCGACTACGACATCTTCAACGCTGACGGCGACCGGCCGAATCAGGACGTCGAGCGCTCCACCGCCTACCTCCAGCTACGGCATGCGCTGACCCCGCAGGACAGCATCTACCTTCACCTGAAGTTCCAGGATTTCGAGGGCGGCGACCTGCGGCAACTCTACGACCCCACGACCTACGATCCGGACTTCCGCGTCGAGCAGGAGCAGTCGCCGGTGACGATGGTCAGCTACCAGCACGAGTGGTCGCCGGAGAGCCGCACGCTGATGCTCGGTGGTGCATTGACCGATCGAATCCGCAGCCGCAACGCCGGTGCCACGAGCTTCGCGATGTTGATCGATCGTGCGAACCCGGGCCTCTCGACACCGCTCTCCTTTACCAGTGACATCACGCAGGAGCGGGAAACCGAAGTCTATTTCGGCGAAGTGCAGCACATTTGGAGCACTGAGCACCAGACGCTGCTCTTCGGCACGCGCTTCGAAAGCGGCAGCTTCCCCACGACCAATACGCTTTCGAAACAATCCATAAGCGGCATCTTGCCGGACGATCCCTTCGTCCTTTCTGCGGACCCGGACTACGAGCGTTGGGTCGCCTACATCTACTACACCCGCGAGCTCGTAAAAGGACTTTGGGCGACCGGCGGTCTCGCCTACGATTGGCAGGAGTATCCCTTCAACAGCAGCCTGCCGCCGGTCTCCAACGCCCGCGAAGAAAGCTCCGCACTCCTGCCGAAAGCTGGCCTCGTCTGGACACCCTCCCACGAGCTCACGATGCGCCTCGGCTACGCGCGTTCGCAGGGCGGCTCCACCTTCGACGAAAGCGTGCGTCTCGAGCCAACGCAGGTCGCGGGCTTCACCCAGTCCTTCCGCACCTTGATCAATGAATCGGTTGTGGGCGGCGTTCCCGGGCTGCTGTTCGACATCGGCGGTGCGAGCGTGCTCTACAAATTCCCCACCCGCACTTACCTCGGCGGCGAGGCCTTCGTTCGCACCGCCGCAGCGGATCGCGGTGTCGGCGTGCTGGCGGTCGATTCCTCGACGTTCACTTACTACGACACCGTGCAAATCGCCGAGGATCTCGACTACCAGGAATGGGGAGGCACCGCCTACGTGAACCAGCTCCTCGGTGAGGAATGGGCGCTCGGCGCACGCTACAGCTATACCAGCGCCGATCTTGACCGCTCGTTCCCGGAACTCACCGCATCCGGGGTGCCGGGCTTTTCCTCCGCCGAATCCTCAGACCTTCATCAAGCCGAGGCCTACCTGATCTGGAACCATGCCAGTGGCTGGTTCAGCCGCTTGAACGCGCGCTTCTTCTCGCAGGATAATTCCGGCTACACGCCCACCCGGCCCGGCGACTCGTGGACGCAGCTCGACTTTTCCCTCGGAAAGCGTTTCCTCGACAATCGCGGCTCGCTCGAAGCCGGCGTCCTCAACCTCACCGGTGAGGACTACCGCTTCAATCCCCTGCTCACGCTGCCCGACTTTCCCCGTGACCGCACCTTCTTCGTCGAGATGCGCTTCGACCTGTAG
- a CDS encoding mechanosensitive ion channel family protein, whose amino-acid sequence MTSPVRPHPLARIFRETAVPFAGLVLVAVLDRYRGGGFISEEDWQKVAAVSCILLGFALIYRLFCTVVLDMAVARTKGRPVPRILKHLIGMVFVFAAILLSVNVVFSGAFTSLLTLSSVIAVVVGLALRPIILDIFSGLSANLDSAFRIGDWIEIARRSGATPQAGWVEEINWRTTHLRTRSGNLVVCPNSTLSTAIITNYSRPSRLSRFDLKVKLPPELDPDRAREVLLAAVEGTVGIEGGPDAGKAPDVLITGMEASGVVYWIRFWLDPAAHSSDLAIDTVARSVLRHLQLSGIPLSEKVILHREQRELLDSVTPAARAKLLGRLALFHGVNHGSLDRLAESAALVRFDKGEVLIRQGNEDHDMFLLVEGAVEVLVTVDGREVLVASMHAGDYFGEMSLLTGEPRTATIRAATGGAAYRIDRQAVTPLLEANPDIMTQLSHNLAGRNLRRHAKENAAHDENHEEKRAGLAAVLLGKMMGIFRSAAPPN is encoded by the coding sequence ATGACCTCCCCGGTCCGCCCACATCCCCTGGCTCGCATTTTCCGCGAGACTGCCGTTCCGTTCGCGGGACTGGTATTGGTCGCCGTGCTCGACCGCTACCGGGGCGGCGGATTCATCAGCGAGGAAGACTGGCAAAAAGTGGCGGCGGTGTCCTGCATCCTGCTGGGCTTCGCGCTGATCTACCGGCTGTTCTGCACGGTGGTGCTGGACATGGCGGTGGCGAGGACCAAGGGCCGGCCGGTGCCGAGGATCCTCAAGCACCTCATCGGGATGGTGTTCGTGTTCGCGGCAATCCTGCTGTCGGTGAATGTCGTTTTCAGCGGTGCCTTCACCAGCTTGCTCACGCTTTCCAGCGTCATTGCGGTGGTCGTGGGTCTCGCGTTGCGGCCCATCATCCTCGATATCTTTTCCGGTCTCAGCGCGAATCTCGACTCGGCATTCCGGATCGGTGACTGGATCGAGATTGCGCGGCGCAGCGGTGCGACCCCGCAAGCTGGCTGGGTGGAGGAAATCAATTGGCGGACCACACACTTGCGGACGCGCTCGGGCAATCTGGTGGTGTGTCCCAATAGTACGCTGAGCACCGCGATCATCACGAACTACTCGCGGCCATCGCGGCTCAGCCGCTTCGACCTGAAGGTGAAGCTGCCGCCCGAGCTCGATCCCGACCGGGCGCGCGAGGTTCTACTGGCCGCCGTGGAGGGGACCGTCGGCATTGAGGGCGGACCGGATGCTGGAAAAGCTCCTGATGTGCTCATCACGGGGATGGAGGCGTCCGGCGTGGTGTACTGGATCCGCTTCTGGCTCGACCCCGCTGCGCATTCATCGGACCTCGCGATCGACACGGTGGCGCGCAGCGTCCTGCGGCACCTGCAGCTATCCGGCATCCCGCTTTCGGAGAAGGTGATCCTGCATCGCGAGCAGCGGGAGCTTCTGGACAGCGTCACGCCCGCCGCCCGCGCGAAGCTGCTGGGCAGGCTGGCGCTTTTCCATGGGGTGAATCACGGCTCGCTCGACCGCCTGGCGGAAAGCGCTGCCCTGGTCCGCTTCGACAAAGGCGAGGTGCTGATCCGTCAAGGCAACGAGGATCACGACATGTTCCTGCTGGTCGAGGGCGCGGTGGAGGTGCTGGTCACCGTCGATGGCCGCGAGGTGCTTGTCGCCTCGATGCACGCGGGCGACTACTTCGGAGAAATGTCGCTGCTCACCGGCGAGCCCCGGACCGCGACGATCCGTGCGGCGACCGGCGGCGCGGCCTACCGGATCGACCGCCAGGCGGTCACGCCGCTGCTGGAGGCGAATCCCGACATCATGACACAGCTCAGCCACAATCTCGCCGGCCGCAATCTCCGCCGGCACGCGAAGGAAAACGCGGCCCATGACGAGAACCACGAGGAGAAGCGCGCTGGCCTCGCGGCGGTGCTGCTCGGGAAAATGATGGGTATCTTCCGCAGCGCCGCTCCGCCGAACTGA
- a CDS encoding Crp/Fnr family transcriptional regulator, which produces MPSLLELVGDVPEIHFAEGDVVIKEGAPSGDLFLLKNGEVEVTRDQLSIGRISKEGSAIGEMSALLGVPATATVVALTPCTFAVVRDAASVIAGSHEITLEIARNLARRLAWMTHTYVEQIYDDV; this is translated from the coding sequence ATGCCGAGCTTGTTGGAACTTGTTGGAGATGTCCCTGAAATCCATTTCGCCGAGGGCGATGTCGTCATCAAGGAGGGCGCGCCCTCGGGTGACCTTTTTCTCCTGAAGAACGGCGAGGTGGAAGTCACGCGCGATCAGCTCTCGATCGGGCGGATCTCCAAGGAAGGCTCGGCCATCGGTGAAATGTCCGCACTGCTCGGGGTGCCTGCCACCGCCACGGTCGTCGCGCTGACGCCCTGCACCTTCGCCGTGGTGAGAGATGCGGCATCAGTGATTGCCGGCAGCCATGAAATCACGCTGGAAATCGCCCGCAATCTCGCGCGCCGCCTGGCGTGGATGACTCACACGTACGTCGAGCAGATCTACGACGACGTTTAG